Proteins encoded together in one Luteimonas fraxinea window:
- the nuoI gene encoding NADH-quinone oxidoreductase subunit NuoI: MAKFVAWFRGLLLLELLGGMALTFRYLFRDKYTLMYPMEKTPQSPRFRGLHALRRYPNGEERCIACKLCEAVCPALAITIDSEQREDGSRRTTRYDIDLFKCIYCGFCEESCPVDSIVETHLHEYHFENRGENIVTKPQLLAIGDRLESEIAERRAADSAYR, from the coding sequence ATGGCCAAGTTCGTTGCATGGTTCAGGGGCCTGTTGCTGCTCGAGTTGCTCGGCGGCATGGCACTGACCTTCCGGTATCTGTTCCGGGACAAGTACACGCTGATGTACCCGATGGAAAAGACCCCGCAGTCGCCGCGCTTCCGCGGCCTGCATGCGCTGCGCCGGTATCCCAACGGTGAAGAGCGCTGCATCGCGTGCAAGCTGTGCGAGGCCGTGTGCCCCGCGCTGGCGATCACGATCGATTCCGAACAGCGCGAGGACGGCAGCCGCCGCACCACGCGGTACGACATCGATCTGTTCAAGTGCATCTACTGCGGTTTCTGCGAGGAATCGTGCCCGGTGGACTCGATCGTCGAGACCCATCTGCACGAGTACCACTTCGAGAACCGCGGCGAGAACATCGTGACCAAGCCGCAGCTGCTGGCGATCGGCGACCGTCTCGAGAGCGAGATCGCAGAACGTCGCGCCGCCGACTCCGCGTACAGGTAA
- a CDS encoding NADH-quinone oxidoreductase subunit J: MNFDLIAFLVFAAITVMSAVAVISARNPVHAALFLVLTFFSTACTWLLVGAEFLGLALVLVYVGAVMVLFLFVVMMLDVDVAPMREGYVRYLPVGLIVAVVMLVEIVTLIGVRAKMAPFAADAVDEAGVSNTVWIARRLFTDFLLPFEVAAVILTVAVIAAVMLTLRRRPGTKHQNPGEQARVRASDRMRVVKMDAVRPVVEPTPGEGEGEAK, translated from the coding sequence ATGAATTTCGACCTGATTGCATTCCTCGTCTTCGCCGCGATCACCGTGATGTCCGCGGTGGCGGTGATCAGTGCCCGCAACCCGGTGCACGCGGCGCTGTTCCTGGTGCTGACGTTCTTCTCCACCGCCTGCACCTGGCTGCTGGTCGGTGCCGAGTTCCTCGGCCTCGCGCTGGTGCTGGTCTACGTCGGCGCGGTGATGGTGCTGTTCCTGTTCGTGGTGATGATGCTCGACGTGGACGTTGCGCCGATGCGCGAAGGTTACGTTCGCTATCTGCCGGTCGGCCTGATCGTTGCGGTGGTGATGCTGGTCGAGATCGTCACCCTGATCGGCGTGCGCGCGAAGATGGCGCCATTCGCCGCCGATGCGGTCGACGAGGCGGGCGTATCGAACACGGTGTGGATCGCACGCCGCTTGTTCACCGACTTCCTGCTGCCGTTCGAAGTCGCCGCGGTCATCCTGACCGTCGCGGTCATCGCCGCGGTGATGCTCACCCTGCGCCGCCGTCCCGGTACCAAGCACCAGAATCCGGGTGAGCAGGCCCGCGTGCGGGCGTCTGACCGCATGCGCGTGGTCAAGATGGACGCGGTGCGTCCGGTCGTCGAGCCCACACCGGGTGAAGGCGAGGGAGAAGCGAAATGA
- the nuoK gene encoding NADH-quinone oxidoreductase subunit NuoK has translation MTELFGTGLALGHYLSLGAVLFCISVAGIFLNRKNVIILLMSIELMLLAVNINFIAFSREFGDAAGQIFVFFILTVAAAEAAIGLAILVTLFRNRRTINVAELDTLKG, from the coding sequence ATGACCGAGCTGTTCGGCACCGGCCTCGCGCTGGGCCATTACCTCTCGCTGGGCGCGGTGCTGTTCTGCATCTCCGTCGCGGGCATCTTCCTCAACCGGAAGAACGTGATCATCCTGCTGATGTCGATCGAGCTGATGCTGCTCGCGGTCAACATCAACTTCATCGCGTTCTCGCGCGAGTTCGGCGACGCCGCCGGGCAGATCTTCGTGTTCTTCATTCTCACCGTGGCCGCGGCCGAGGCCGCGATCGGTCTCGCGATCCTGGTCACGCTGTTCCGCAACCGGCGCACGATCAATGTCGCCGAACTCGACACGTTGAAGGGCTGA
- the nuoL gene encoding NADH-quinone oxidoreductase subunit L translates to MISQTTLIAIVLAPLLGSIIAGLFGRQVGRAGAHTVTIAGVAISCALSIYTLWQLMQGAPTFNENVYTFFEVGNYSAHVGFLIDNLTAMMMVVVTFVSLLVHVYTIGYMSEDPGYQRFFSYISLFTFSMLMLVMGNNFLQLFFGWEAVGLVSYLLIGFWFKKPTAVFANMKAFLVNRVGDFGFLLGIAGVLYWFGSLDYATVFAAADTTIGGGQTIEVITGFEWSVATLVCICLFIGAMGKSAQVPLHVWLPDSMEGPTPISALIHAATMVTAGIFMVARMSPLFELSETALQFILFIGATTAFFTGLIGIVQNDIKRVVAYSTLSQLGYMTVALGVSAYSAAVFHLMTHAFFKALLFLAAGSVIIGMHHEQDMRKMGGLRKYMPITFWTSVIGTLALVGTPFFSGFYSKDTIIEAAKHASDGGGWVFQYAYWSVLLGAFVTSFYSFRLLYMTYFGKERFRDAHASDAHATHDAHGHDAHHAPLDDDGHGHAVAATGHDDHADDDHGHHGPHEPHESPWVVTLPLILLAIPSILIGYFTAGPMLFGTDWTGHHEVRGFFDGVIHVLASNDVLTALKEELWHGPAAFALHGFMAPAFWLVVAGFVLATVMYWWKPELAAKAAHVFRLPIRVLENKYGMDDLWIGGFAGGGVGLGKLSRVFDTKVIDGVFVNGPARVVGLVSGVVRRLQSGALYHYAFAMIVGLIVLLAILIKYWR, encoded by the coding sequence ATGATTTCCCAGACCACGCTGATCGCGATCGTTCTGGCGCCGCTGCTGGGCTCGATCATCGCCGGCCTGTTCGGCCGCCAGGTCGGCCGCGCCGGTGCGCACACGGTCACCATTGCGGGTGTCGCGATCAGCTGCGCGCTGTCGATCTACACGCTGTGGCAGCTGATGCAGGGCGCGCCGACCTTCAACGAGAACGTCTACACGTTCTTCGAGGTCGGCAACTATTCGGCGCACGTCGGCTTCCTGATCGACAACCTCACCGCGATGATGATGGTCGTGGTGACCTTCGTGTCGCTGCTGGTGCACGTCTACACCATCGGCTACATGTCCGAGGATCCGGGCTACCAGCGCTTCTTCAGCTACATCTCGCTGTTCACCTTCTCGATGCTGATGCTGGTGATGGGCAACAACTTCCTGCAGCTGTTCTTTGGCTGGGAAGCGGTGGGCCTGGTGTCGTACCTGCTGATCGGTTTCTGGTTCAAGAAGCCCACCGCGGTGTTCGCCAACATGAAGGCGTTCCTGGTCAACCGCGTCGGCGACTTCGGCTTCCTGCTCGGTATCGCCGGCGTGCTGTACTGGTTCGGCAGCCTCGATTACGCAACGGTCTTCGCTGCGGCTGACACCACCATTGGTGGCGGCCAGACGATCGAAGTGATCACCGGCTTTGAGTGGTCGGTCGCGACGCTGGTTTGCATCTGTCTGTTCATCGGTGCGATGGGCAAGTCGGCCCAGGTGCCGTTGCACGTGTGGCTGCCCGACTCGATGGAAGGCCCGACCCCGATCTCGGCACTGATCCATGCCGCGACGATGGTCACCGCCGGCATCTTCATGGTGGCGCGCATGTCGCCGCTGTTCGAACTGTCGGAAACCGCGCTGCAGTTCATCCTCTTCATCGGTGCGACCACGGCGTTCTTCACCGGCCTGATCGGCATCGTGCAGAACGACATCAAGCGCGTCGTCGCGTACTCGACGCTGTCGCAGCTGGGCTATATGACCGTCGCGCTCGGCGTGTCGGCGTACTCGGCCGCGGTGTTCCATCTGATGACGCATGCGTTCTTCAAGGCGCTGCTGTTCCTGGCCGCAGGCTCGGTGATCATCGGCATGCACCACGAGCAGGACATGCGCAAGATGGGCGGCCTGCGCAAGTACATGCCGATCACGTTCTGGACCAGCGTCATCGGCACGCTGGCCCTGGTGGGCACGCCGTTCTTCAGCGGCTTCTATTCCAAGGACACGATCATCGAGGCGGCCAAGCACGCCAGCGACGGTGGCGGCTGGGTATTCCAGTACGCGTACTGGTCGGTGCTGCTGGGCGCGTTCGTGACCTCGTTCTACAGCTTCCGTCTGCTGTACATGACGTATTTCGGCAAGGAGCGTTTCCGCGACGCGCATGCGTCCGACGCCCACGCCACGCATGACGCGCACGGCCACGACGCCCACCACGCGCCGTTGGACGACGATGGCCACGGTCACGCGGTTGCCGCGACGGGTCACGACGACCATGCGGACGACGACCATGGCCATCACGGTCCGCACGAGCCGCACGAATCCCCGTGGGTCGTGACGCTGCCGCTGATCCTGCTGGCGATCCCGTCGATCCTGATCGGTTACTTCACCGCGGGTCCGATGCTGTTCGGCACCGACTGGACCGGCCATCACGAAGTGCGCGGCTTCTTCGACGGCGTGATCCACGTGCTGGCGTCCAACGACGTGCTGACCGCGCTGAAGGAAGAGTTGTGGCATGGCCCGGCGGCGTTCGCGCTGCACGGCTTCATGGCGCCGGCGTTCTGGCTGGTCGTCGCCGGCTTCGTGCTGGCGACCGTCATGTACTGGTGGAAGCCCGAGCTGGCGGCGAAGGCCGCGCACGTGTTCCGCCTGCCCATCCGCGTGCTCGAGAACAAGTACGGCATGGACGACCTGTGGATCGGCGGTTTCGCCGGCGGCGGTGTCGGCCTGGGCAAGCTGTCGCGGGTGTTCGATACCAAGGTGATCGACGGTGTCTTCGTCAACGGTCCGGCGCGCGTCGTCGGTCTGGTCTCGGGCGTTGTCCGCCGGCTGCAGTCCGGTGCTCTCTACCACTACGCTTTCGCGATGATCGTGGGCCTGATCGTGCTTCTGGCCATCCTCATCAAGTACTGGCGCTGA
- a CDS encoding NADH-quinone oxidoreductase subunit M: protein MSNWPLLSLLIWLPILGGACVLALGERRPDAARWVSLAFALLVFVLSIPLFTGFDYGNAGLQFLERREWIPSLDIEYHLGADGISIALIILTTLTTALVLIGAWGSVTKRVSQYFASMLILEGMMVGVFSAVDAMLFYVFFEAMLIPMFIIIGVWGGANRVYASVKFFLYTFLGSVFMLVALIYLYIQAGSWQLPDLYALRLSSTEQMWIFFAFLAAFAVKVPMFPVHTWLPDAHVEAPTGGSVILAAIMLKIGGYGFLRFNLPITPDAGHEWAWLVIGLSLIAIVYVGLVALVQQDMKKLVAYSSVSHMGFVTLGVFIAFALMRDVPDGSDAARLGLQGAMVQMVSHGFISGAMFSCIGILYDRMHTRNIKDYGGVANVMPWFAAFYVLFAMANSGLPGTSGFVGEFMVILAAFQSHPLIAFFAAMTLIIGAAYTLWLVKRVLYGEVSNAHVAALKDINAREALVLGVFAAGTLLIGVYPKPLTDLMEPSIAQLANLIAASKL from the coding sequence GTGTCGAACTGGCCTCTTCTCAGTCTCCTGATCTGGCTGCCGATCCTCGGCGGTGCGTGCGTGCTCGCTCTGGGCGAACGCCGCCCCGACGCGGCGCGCTGGGTATCGCTGGCGTTCGCGCTGCTCGTCTTCGTCCTCAGCATTCCGCTGTTCACCGGCTTCGACTACGGCAACGCCGGTCTGCAGTTCCTCGAGCGGCGCGAGTGGATTCCGTCGCTCGACATCGAGTACCACCTCGGCGCCGACGGCATCTCGATTGCGCTGATCATCCTGACCACGCTGACCACCGCGCTCGTGCTGATCGGTGCCTGGGGTTCGGTGACCAAGCGCGTGTCGCAGTACTTCGCGTCGATGCTGATCCTCGAAGGCATGATGGTCGGCGTGTTCTCGGCCGTGGACGCGATGCTGTTCTACGTGTTCTTCGAAGCCATGCTGATCCCGATGTTCATCATCATCGGTGTCTGGGGTGGCGCGAACCGCGTCTATGCGTCGGTGAAGTTCTTCCTGTACACGTTCCTCGGCTCGGTCTTCATGCTGGTCGCGCTGATCTACCTGTACATCCAGGCCGGTAGCTGGCAGTTGCCTGATCTGTACGCACTGCGCCTGTCGTCGACGGAGCAGATGTGGATCTTCTTCGCGTTCCTCGCCGCGTTCGCGGTGAAGGTGCCGATGTTCCCGGTGCATACCTGGTTGCCGGATGCACACGTCGAGGCGCCGACCGGCGGCTCGGTGATCCTGGCGGCGATCATGTTGAAGATCGGCGGCTACGGCTTCCTGCGCTTCAACCTGCCGATCACGCCGGATGCGGGTCACGAATGGGCCTGGCTGGTCATCGGCCTGTCGCTGATCGCGATCGTCTACGTGGGTCTGGTGGCGCTGGTCCAGCAGGACATGAAGAAGCTGGTCGCGTATTCGTCCGTGTCGCACATGGGCTTCGTGACGCTGGGTGTGTTCATCGCGTTCGCGCTGATGCGCGACGTGCCCGACGGCTCCGATGCGGCGCGGTTGGGTCTGCAGGGCGCGATGGTGCAGATGGTCTCGCACGGCTTCATCTCCGGCGCGATGTTCTCCTGCATCGGCATCCTCTACGACCGCATGCACACCCGGAACATCAAGGATTACGGCGGCGTCGCCAACGTGATGCCGTGGTTCGCCGCGTTCTACGTGCTGTTCGCGATGGCCAACTCCGGCTTGCCGGGCACCTCGGGTTTCGTCGGCGAGTTCATGGTCATCCTGGCCGCGTTCCAGAGCCATCCGCTGATCGCGTTCTTCGCGGCGATGACGCTGATCATCGGCGCGGCCTACACCCTGTGGCTGGTGAAGCGCGTGCTCTACGGCGAAGTGTCGAATGCGCACGTCGCGGCGCTCAAGGACATCAACGCCCGCGAAGCACTGGTGCTCGGCGTGTTCGCCGCCGGCACGCTGCTGATCGGCGTGTATCCCAAGCCGCTGACCGATCTGATGGAGCCGTCCATCGCGCAACTGGCGAACCTGATCGCCGCAAGCAAGCTTTAA
- the nuoN gene encoding NADH-quinone oxidoreductase subunit NuoN gives MSAPMTPPIRTLAELGPIVPELVIVLGAFALLMLDLFIDPRRRIITHVLAVATMLAAAALIVFGVGGHGSILADMFVRDGGADVLKVAGLVVGAVALGYAWTWLRERDLYQGEIPVLFLFTTAGMMLLVSANNLTMVYVGLELLALCSYALVACDRDSKLASEAAMKYFVLGALASGMLLFGMSLIYGATGTLSLPAINDAIGGLSGDGRVLMLTGMVFLIVGIAFKFGAAPFHMWLPDTYHGAPTPIVAFISSVPKIAAFGMAWRLLETALGPLHDQAQILLSILAALSLVVGNLFALAQTNLKRMLAYSTISHVGFLFLGLAGGGEVGYASAMFYVVSYAVMSAAAFGAIVMLSRNGFEADRIDDYKGLNQRSPWMAGLVLCIMASLAGVPPFLGFWAKLAVLQGALQGDLLWLAIVGIVFAVIGAFYYLRVIKVMYFDAPEAAPMAQRPGTPMRVVFALNVLVLLVVVPFFSPLMAWCQQAFAA, from the coding sequence ATTTCTGCCCCGATGACGCCTCCCATCCGCACGCTGGCCGAGCTGGGCCCGATCGTGCCCGAGCTCGTGATCGTGCTGGGTGCGTTCGCCCTGCTGATGCTCGACCTGTTCATCGACCCGCGCCGCCGGATCATCACCCACGTGTTGGCCGTCGCGACGATGCTTGCCGCCGCGGCGCTGATCGTGTTCGGCGTCGGTGGTCACGGCAGCATCCTCGCCGACATGTTCGTGCGCGATGGCGGCGCCGATGTGCTCAAGGTTGCCGGTCTCGTGGTCGGCGCCGTGGCGCTGGGCTACGCCTGGACCTGGTTGCGCGAGCGCGACCTGTATCAGGGCGAGATCCCGGTGCTGTTCCTGTTCACGACTGCCGGCATGATGCTGCTGGTGTCGGCGAACAACCTGACGATGGTCTATGTCGGTCTGGAACTGCTGGCGCTGTGTTCCTACGCGCTGGTCGCCTGCGACCGCGACAGCAAGCTCGCGTCCGAAGCGGCGATGAAGTACTTCGTCCTCGGCGCGCTGGCGTCGGGCATGTTGCTGTTCGGCATGTCGCTGATCTACGGCGCCACCGGCACGCTGTCGCTGCCTGCGATCAACGATGCGATCGGCGGTCTGTCGGGCGACGGCCGCGTGCTGATGCTGACCGGCATGGTGTTCCTGATCGTCGGCATCGCGTTCAAGTTCGGCGCCGCGCCGTTCCACATGTGGCTGCCGGACACCTACCACGGTGCGCCGACGCCGATCGTCGCCTTCATCAGCTCGGTGCCGAAGATCGCCGCGTTCGGCATGGCTTGGCGCCTGCTGGAAACCGCGCTCGGCCCGCTGCACGACCAGGCGCAGATCCTGCTGTCGATCCTCGCCGCGTTGTCGCTGGTGGTCGGCAACCTGTTCGCGCTGGCGCAGACAAACCTCAAGCGCATGCTCGCGTACTCGACGATCTCGCACGTCGGCTTCCTGTTCCTCGGCCTCGCCGGTGGCGGGGAGGTGGGCTACGCCTCGGCGATGTTCTACGTCGTCAGCTACGCCGTGATGTCGGCGGCCGCATTCGGCGCGATCGTCATGCTGTCGCGCAACGGTTTCGAAGCCGACCGCATCGATGACTACAAGGGCCTGAACCAGCGCAGCCCGTGGATGGCCGGCCTCGTGCTGTGCATCATGGCGTCGCTCGCCGGTGTGCCGCCGTTCCTCGGCTTCTGGGCCAAGCTCGCCGTGCTGCAGGGCGCCCTGCAGGGTGATCTGCTGTGGCTGGCGATCGTCGGCATCGTGTTCGCGGTCATCGGCGCGTTCTACTACCTGCGCGTGATCAAGGTCATGTACTTCGACGCACCCGAGGCAGCGCCGATGGCGCAGCGCCCCGGCACGCCGATGCGCGTGGTGTTCGCACTCAATGTGCTGGTGCTGCTGGTCGTCGTTCCGTTCTTCAGTCCGCTGATGGCGTGGTGCCAGCAGGCATTCGCCGCCTGA
- the rimP gene encoding ribosome maturation factor RimP, whose product MLAPTVEALGLELLGIEYLTAPGGALVRIYIDVPASAEVGQADPEGEGGQGVTIEHCEAVSREVSAQLDVEDPITGNYTLEVSSPGIDRPLFNVAQFAQFQGETAKVGLKLPQDGRRRLTGRITSVEGDTVTFDVDGNAFTVQADNIEKARVVPDWAALGLAASKDKKDNGRATGATRKANHTPRDNKRSADPSTGAE is encoded by the coding sequence TTGCTGGCACCGACGGTCGAGGCCCTCGGGCTCGAACTGCTGGGCATCGAATACCTGACGGCGCCGGGTGGCGCGCTCGTGCGCATCTACATCGATGTGCCGGCGAGCGCCGAAGTCGGCCAGGCCGATCCGGAAGGAGAGGGCGGCCAGGGCGTGACGATCGAACACTGCGAGGCGGTCAGCCGCGAAGTGTCGGCGCAGCTCGACGTCGAGGACCCGATCACCGGCAACTACACTCTCGAGGTGTCGTCGCCCGGTATTGACCGTCCGCTGTTCAACGTCGCGCAGTTCGCGCAGTTCCAGGGCGAGACCGCGAAGGTCGGCCTGAAGCTGCCGCAGGATGGGCGCCGCCGCCTGACCGGTCGCATCACTTCGGTCGAAGGCGACACCGTGACGTTCGATGTCGACGGCAACGCGTTCACCGTGCAGGCCGACAACATCGAGAAGGCCCGCGTGGTGCCCGACTGGGCCGCGCTGGGCCTCGCCGCGTCGAAGGACAAGAAGGACAACGGCCGCGCCACCGGCGCGACCCGCAAGGCCAACCACACACCACGTGACAACAAGCGGTCGGCGGATCCGTCGACCGGTGCGGAGTGA
- the nusA gene encoding transcription termination factor NusA has protein sequence MSKELLLVVDAVASEKGVPESVILEAIEAALATAAKKRYMDQDVLTRVAIDSKDGSYETFRRWEVVADDIVMESPDRQLRLMDAIDEAEGVEVGDYIEEQIENVDFGRIAAQAAKQVIVQRVREAERQQVVDAWKDRVGELVTGVVKRVERGNVYVDLGGNAEALIPKDKAIPRDVVRAGDRVRGFLFDVRSEPRGPQLFISRAAPEFMMELFKLEVPEVGQGLVEIKACARDPGDRAKIAVLAYDTRTDPIGACIGMRGSRVQAVSNELNGERVDIVLWSDNPAQFVINAMAPAEVQSIVVDEDKHSMDLAVAEDKLAQAIGKGGQNVRLASRLSGWQLNVMTQDQVTAKSDAEQASARALFQEKLEVDEEIAGILVAEGFSTVEEIAYVPVGELLAVEGFDEDIVEELRGRARDSLLNDALAVEEGVDENAPADDLLALEGMDEATAYALAANGIRTSEDLSDLGADEVVEFGIEDLDEARAAALILAARAEEIARLEREG, from the coding sequence ATGAGCAAGGAACTGTTGCTGGTCGTCGACGCGGTCGCGAGCGAGAAGGGCGTCCCGGAATCCGTGATTCTCGAGGCCATCGAAGCCGCGCTGGCGACTGCCGCCAAGAAGCGCTACATGGACCAGGACGTGCTGACGCGCGTCGCGATCGATTCGAAGGACGGAAGCTACGAGACGTTCCGCCGCTGGGAAGTGGTGGCCGATGACATCGTCATGGAGTCGCCGGACCGCCAGCTGCGCCTGATGGACGCGATCGACGAAGCCGAAGGCGTCGAGGTCGGCGACTACATCGAAGAACAGATCGAGAACGTCGACTTCGGTCGCATCGCCGCCCAGGCCGCCAAGCAGGTCATCGTGCAGCGCGTGCGCGAAGCCGAGCGCCAGCAGGTCGTCGATGCGTGGAAGGATCGCGTGGGCGAGCTGGTCACCGGCGTGGTCAAGCGCGTCGAGCGCGGCAACGTCTACGTCGATCTCGGCGGCAACGCCGAAGCGCTGATCCCCAAGGACAAGGCGATCCCGCGCGACGTCGTGCGCGCCGGCGACCGCGTGCGCGGTTTCCTGTTCGATGTGCGCAGCGAGCCCCGCGGCCCGCAGCTGTTCATCAGTCGCGCCGCGCCGGAATTCATGATGGAGCTGTTCAAGCTCGAAGTGCCGGAAGTCGGCCAGGGCCTGGTCGAGATCAAGGCCTGTGCACGTGATCCGGGCGACCGCGCCAAGATCGCCGTGCTGGCCTACGACACCCGCACCGATCCCATCGGCGCCTGCATCGGCATGCGCGGTTCGCGCGTGCAGGCGGTGTCGAACGAATTGAACGGTGAGCGCGTCGACATCGTGCTGTGGTCGGACAACCCGGCGCAGTTCGTCATCAACGCGATGGCCCCGGCCGAAGTGCAGTCGATCGTCGTCGACGAAGACAAGCACTCGATGGACCTGGCGGTCGCCGAAGACAAGCTCGCCCAGGCGATCGGCAAGGGCGGCCAGAACGTGCGCCTCGCCAGCCGTCTGTCGGGCTGGCAGCTCAATGTGATGACCCAGGACCAGGTCACCGCGAAGTCGGATGCCGAGCAGGCATCGGCGCGCGCCCTGTTCCAGGAGAAGCTGGAAGTCGACGAGGAAATCGCCGGCATCCTGGTCGCCGAGGGCTTCAGCACGGTCGAGGAAATCGCTTACGTGCCGGTCGGCGAGCTGCTGGCGGTCGAAGGCTTCGACGAGGACATCGTCGAGGAACTGCGCGGCCGTGCTCGCGACTCGCTGCTCAACGACGCGCTCGCGGTCGAAGAGGGCGTCGACGAGAACGCGCCGGCGGACGATCTGCTCGCGCTCGAGGGCATGGACGAGGCGACGGCGTACGCGCTGGCCGCCAACGGCATCCGCACCAGTGAAGACCTGTCGGACCTGGGCGCGGACGAAGTGGTCGAGTTCGGCATCGAGGACCTCGACGAGGCCCGCGCCGCCGCGCTGATCCTCGCCGCCCGTGCCGAAGAGATCGCGCGCCTGGAAAGGGAAGGCTGA